The window TAAAAAAGAAATCATTATTTCTTATTTTAAGTAAATTGAGGGGCGTTCTTAGCAGAGTTCTATCATTTTTCTATTTTCTGCTTTCAAAATGTTTTAATCTTATGAAGTTTAATGATATTGAATTCAAACTAATAAGACGTTCTATCCTGCATTATCCGACAAATAAGTTCGCAAAACCAATATTTAAGAGATTTGTTATATCTGGCAAAGATTTGCCTATTGAAATAGTGTCCTTTTTTAATGAAAATGAAATTAAAAGGGCTATGCGATACTTCTCTATAAAAGATATTAACAACCCACAACAAATTAAGAAAGAGATTGAAGTAAAATTAATGACCATAGAGCCTAAGGAATTTCTTTATGCCCTTTATTATATAATCCACTACAGAGCACCAGATTCACATGGTCTTTACGCATACCTTGAGAATATGGAATTTTATGATACTTATAAAAAAAGAAAACTTTTAGTACAAGAGGCAAAAAACTCTGATGAATATAAAATGAGCAGTTATGTAGAATCATTTTTGAAACAGGGAAATATATAATTCTAAAGAACCTTTGTTAGATTTATAAGAACATCATTTACTGTTATCATTTCCATACATGGATATCTTTTCTGTCTCTTAAAAATACATATATCTCCACAACCTGAACATCCTAATTCTTTTTTTATTATATATGCTTCACTAAATACTGGCTTAGCTAAATTAATGTTTCCTGCTCCAAAAAGGGCGATAACTTTTTTGCCAAGCAAAGAAGCCAAATGCATTATACTAGTATCTAATGAAATAACAAAATCAGAATTCCTGAGTATACTCTCTAAGTTTCTAAAGTCTGTCTTTCCAACAAAATCAATTATAGGAACTGATATTTTTATTTTCTTTTTTAATCTTACATCATCTTTTGTTCCAATTAGAATACTTATAATATTTTTTTTATAAAGCTCCTCAATTAACCTCGAAAATTTATTATGACTCCATAATCTTACTTCACTCCCTGCACTTATCACTAAAGAGCAAACTTTAAATCCTTGTTTTTTCCAATAATAGATCTGATATTGAATTTCCGGAAAATCGTATTTTTTATAGGCTTCTTTAATATCTTTTTCTTTAATTTTTACTCCTATTTTTTCTAAACATAATTTAGGCCATTCTGAAATATGGTAAGTTTTATATGGATTTAAAACTATCGGAATATCCACAAATTTTTTCATTTTCATTGCTAAAGGTCTTCTAGGGTCAATTCCCGAAATTACACATTTACTTTTTATTAAAGTTGATAATACTACATTCATTCCCTCTCCACGAGGTTGTATAACTAAGTCAAAATTTTGTTTACGAATTTTAAATAAAAAAAATAAAAATTTTATTAAAGCCTTAGGTCCTAACTTAAACTTATTTTTTTTATCATGCCATGGTGCATCCCATATAATTAAATCATCATATAAATGAGGATTTGCCTTTAAAGGCTGACAGCTCCAAGATGCTCCTAAAAATGTAATTTTGCTGTTAGGAAATTTTTCTTTTAAAGCTTTTAATGAAGGTAATGTACATATAATATCGCCAAGATGGTCCATTCTAATAAACAAAATATTTTTCAAGTTTCCTAAATTCTTTTTTCTTTTTTTGTTTATCAAATGAGCTAAAGGATTAAAAATAAAGTAATAAACTATTAAGCACTGTATATAAAAAAATAAATACAATAAGAAACTCTTTAAAGCTAATTCCATTGTTAAAAAAAATTCCTTTAAATTTATATTTCTATCTCTTTTAGAAAGTATTTTTTTTATTAAAATAATATTACATCTTGAAATCCATTTATTTTTAGCTTTACTTTTTACAAAAAGATAACATAGTTCCAATATTTTTAAATTTACTTGGGGATATTTAATAAGATATAAAAAATCACATTTTGTAAATTTATTAATTAGATTTAACCCTTCTTTGATTGTCTTAAAACAAAAAACTTCATAATTTTCCCTTTGGAATTCATTTATAATATGGCTATAATTAAATTTTCCATTATACCAGTCAAAAAGAAATATAATTATTTTGGAATATTTTTTAGACAAAAAACTACAAATGGGTTTAAATCTAAAAAATATATCATCTGTAATTAAAGACACAAGACAAACTTTTTTACTCATTTTTTATTTTTTACCTATTGCAAAAACCACAACCAAATAAATCCCAAAAAATAACCTCCATATAGAGGTTTATTCCAGAATATATTTTTAAAAATCACACTGGGGACTCCAAAAATAATCCATAACCAATCTCATCTTGTTCCACATTTTATTACCTTAAAATTGTGAGAACATAATAGCCTCTTAAGTGATGTTTTTGTAAATGGTCTAATATGAGACATATCGTCATAAAAATTTAAAGTACCATTCATACTTGGCAAAATTATGGATATAGGAGATGGTGTTTTCTATATAAATCAAACCATCAGGTTTTAATATTCGGTAACATTCTTTAACAACTACCTGGATATTTCTTAAATGTTCTAGAACATGACTAACGAGTACAATATCAAAAATATTTTCTTTAAACGGTAAAAACTCATTTTCTACATCAACTTTTAAAAATTTATATTTTTCTTTAAAAAATTTACTAACTTTTTCATTTATATCTATTCCGTAATAATCTACCTTTGGGAAGTTTGTTTGTGTATAAGAAGGATTATAATCACCACATCCTATATC of the Candidatus Desulfofervidus auxilii genome contains:
- a CDS encoding glycosyltransferase family 9 protein; amino-acid sequence: MNVVLSTLIKSKCVISGIDPRRPLAMKMKKFVDIPIVLNPYKTYHISEWPKLCLEKIGVKIKEKDIKEAYKKYDFPEIQYQIYYWKKQGFKVCSLVISAGSEVRLWSHNKFSRLIEELYKKNIISILIGTKDDVRLKKKIKISVPIIDFVGKTDFRNLESILRNSDFVISLDTSIMHLASLLGKKVIALFGAGNINLAKPVFSEAYIIKKELGCSGCGDICIFKRQKRYPCMEMITVNDVLINLTKVL
- a CDS encoding class I SAM-dependent methyltransferase, yielding MLLNIMSNIKNKICMPFRYKVLLKKIKSFDNKKILDIGCGDYNPSYTQTNFPKVDYYGIDINEKVSKFFKEKYKFLKVDVENEFLPFKENIFDIVLVSHVLEHLRNIQVVVKECYRILKPDGLIYIENTISYIHNFAKYEWYFKFL